The Nitrospirales bacterium genome includes a window with the following:
- a CDS encoding HEAT repeat domain-containing protein, translated as MQTRMMMKNWRVLTIFLAVGLYVVGWPMASAELTAKVVLVQNYEPPPQAEFPDIQKATPAPETLTQQDRDRLESLVPLLEGRQELWAMGEFVHYGKHSVPFVVKALTMPGARIRYNAIETLSMIKDPSSVSELLNVAKDPNEISRVRSHALRVATRLDSTKVLPAIKEMAKDENSTVRLTAAFEARSVRQKEILPILIGIIADPEEFVSVTARESFWRLTGFSGSRRHNWEASTLKDRKEWSQEWRTWLKENESRFGPPANPQPQQSPTPSS; from the coding sequence ATGCAGACAAGGATGATGATGAAAAACTGGCGGGTTCTCACGATTTTCCTCGCAGTAGGACTGTATGTAGTCGGTTGGCCGATGGCAAGTGCCGAACTGACGGCAAAAGTCGTTTTGGTCCAAAATTATGAACCGCCCCCCCAGGCCGAATTTCCTGATATCCAGAAAGCCACACCTGCTCCTGAAACGCTCACTCAGCAGGATCGCGATCGATTGGAATCACTGGTGCCTCTACTCGAAGGCCGTCAAGAGCTTTGGGCCATGGGCGAATTCGTCCATTATGGCAAACATTCGGTCCCGTTTGTCGTGAAGGCTTTAACGATGCCAGGCGCACGGATTCGTTATAATGCGATCGAGACCCTTTCGATGATCAAGGACCCTTCGTCTGTTTCCGAGCTCCTGAATGTGGCAAAGGACCCAAATGAAATTTCTCGTGTCAGATCGCATGCCCTTCGTGTCGCCACGCGATTGGATTCCACCAAAGTGCTCCCTGCGATCAAAGAAATGGCCAAAGACGAGAATTCGACAGTACGGCTAACGGCTGCATTTGAAGCAAGAAGTGTCAGGCAAAAAGAGATTCTGCCGATTCTCATCGGAATCATCGCAGATCCAGAGGAATTTGTCTCCGTCACGGCACGGGAATCGTTCTGGCGACTGACGGGGTTCTCCGGTTCCCGCCGGCATAATTGGGAAGCGTCCACATTAAAAGATCGAAAAGAGTGGAGCCAAGAATGGCGGACCTGGCTTAAAGAAAATGAAAGCCGATTTGGACCGCCGGCCAATCCTCAACCGCAGCAATCTCCTACGCCCTCAAGTTAG
- a CDS encoding GumC family protein — protein MLAVFLGTVTVVVLGSLFMDPTYEAESTIMVKMGREHIYQPEVGSASPAVAFDQERILESEIQILTSRDLLRRVIETIGVHKIYPKFDEAQSKIPPVEASILQMQEDLSTTNIKNSNVIRVAYQHHDPSIAATAVNLLIDFLLERHLQIFSNPKADFLEKQVAAHLQKLDVSRSKLQDFKQRYGISSLTEQERLLLQQRQDLDTSLKNVKNDREGLKSKLSSLLQQIPQIPKLISLTSVSERQKVIDEAKSNLLKLRLQKQELSTRYKDTSRFIKNILNEIKMTEAFIKEQEAQLSDRVTKGKNPVYQELEVEIHKSKSEYRSLETRAKEISRHIAEVDEKLAELDSLKKEYETLDRDVETDQNNYAIYLSKVEEARVAQEMDQLKMANISIIQPATIPVKPVKPKLLLNILLGIMIGGAAGVSLAFANEYLQGGYTRPEHLTRDVELPVLTSITYKT, from the coding sequence ATGCTTGCGGTCTTCCTTGGCACTGTGACGGTCGTCGTGTTGGGATCTCTTTTCATGGACCCCACCTATGAGGCCGAATCCACCATTATGGTAAAAATGGGACGCGAGCATATTTATCAACCCGAAGTCGGATCTGCCAGTCCCGCCGTTGCGTTCGATCAAGAACGAATCCTGGAATCAGAGATCCAAATCTTGACCAGTCGAGATCTTCTCAGGCGAGTGATCGAAACCATCGGGGTTCATAAGATCTATCCAAAATTTGATGAAGCACAAAGTAAGATCCCCCCGGTTGAGGCGAGTATCTTGCAAATGCAGGAAGATCTTTCGACGACGAACATTAAAAATTCAAATGTAATACGAGTGGCCTATCAACATCACGATCCGAGCATAGCCGCTACTGCCGTGAACTTACTCATTGACTTTTTGCTGGAACGACATCTTCAGATCTTTAGTAATCCGAAGGCTGATTTCCTGGAAAAACAAGTGGCAGCCCATCTTCAAAAACTAGACGTGTCTCGCTCAAAACTACAAGACTTTAAACAGCGCTACGGAATATCCTCCCTCACCGAGCAAGAGCGTCTCTTACTGCAGCAGCGTCAAGACCTCGACACATCCTTGAAAAATGTTAAAAATGATCGTGAAGGATTGAAAAGCAAGCTGAGTTCCCTGTTGCAGCAAATTCCTCAGATTCCCAAACTTATTTCTCTAACTAGTGTCTCTGAACGTCAAAAAGTCATCGATGAGGCGAAGAGCAACTTATTGAAACTTCGATTGCAGAAGCAAGAACTCTCAACTCGCTACAAAGACACGAGCCGGTTCATAAAAAATATCTTAAATGAAATCAAGATGACGGAAGCCTTCATCAAAGAACAGGAAGCTCAGCTTTCTGATCGAGTGACGAAAGGGAAAAATCCGGTCTATCAAGAACTTGAAGTTGAGATCCATAAATCAAAATCTGAGTATCGGTCTTTAGAAACTCGCGCGAAAGAAATCTCACGACATATTGCGGAAGTCGATGAGAAGTTGGCCGAATTGGACTCGTTGAAGAAAGAGTATGAAACACTGGATCGTGATGTCGAGACAGATCAAAACAACTATGCGATCTATCTCTCGAAAGTCGAGGAGGCCAGAGTCGCTCAGGAAATGGATCAGCTCAAGATGGCCAATATCAGTATCATTCAGCCTGCCACCATACCAGTCAAGCCCGTAAAACCTAAACTTCTCTTGAATATTCTTCTCGGTATCATGATCGGAGGGGCCGCAGGAGTCAGCCTGGCTTTCGCGAATGAATATCTTCAAGGTGGCTATACCCGGCCTGAACATTTGACACGAGATGTGGAGCTACCGGTGCTCACGAGCATTACGTATAAGACCTAA
- a CDS encoding polysaccharide biosynthesis/export family protein, with protein sequence MRNSQDYPAQKAWLLPCPQALCVVYFLMLIFVHYEANNVFGQEKDIKEPQRGDIVSGKAPTPLISKTSFVKRQLEAYKKALARSEAQVQEFKQKHSLTSLESQQQLLLQQRKELDTLLKGAVNNISALDTKLSWLKHQIQEIPEKVPLSSVTNRQAIIQEAQKNLLDLQLKEQEILTKFHENSRTLMSVRKEIELVQGFLEKQKAAELENMVTTGKNPVFQELEIEILRTEAQLVSDKSRRMVTQQQIAEIDQELLRLNNLEKEFRELLRTVTANERNFEEYLAMVGTTPLEDYRIQVGDLLDVKFFFNPDLNQEASVRPDGRISLQLIGEVMASGLTVEELTKRLKRRYDIELKNPSITVILRSFNQKIDASSRTGLRPSS encoded by the coding sequence ATGAGGAACAGTCAAGATTATCCGGCCCAGAAGGCATGGTTGTTGCCGTGTCCCCAGGCCTTGTGTGTTGTGTACTTTCTGATGCTCATTTTTGTCCATTACGAGGCCAACAATGTATTCGGACAAGAAAAGGACATCAAAGAACCTCAACGAGGAGACATTGTATCAGGGAAGGCTCCGACCCCTCTGATATCAAAAACGTCGTTCGTAAAACGTCAGTTAGAGGCGTATAAAAAAGCGCTCGCACGTTCTGAAGCGCAGGTCCAAGAATTTAAACAAAAGCATTCGTTGACATCGCTCGAAAGTCAACAACAACTCCTGCTTCAACAACGCAAAGAACTCGATACGCTCTTAAAAGGAGCTGTCAATAATATTAGTGCTCTTGATACAAAGTTATCGTGGCTCAAGCACCAGATACAGGAAATTCCAGAAAAGGTTCCACTCTCGAGCGTCACGAATCGCCAAGCTATTATTCAGGAAGCTCAAAAAAACCTATTAGATCTGCAATTAAAAGAACAGGAAATCCTCACAAAATTTCATGAAAACAGCCGTACATTGATGAGTGTGCGGAAGGAAATCGAGCTCGTTCAGGGCTTTTTGGAAAAGCAAAAGGCTGCTGAGCTAGAAAACATGGTGACCACTGGTAAAAATCCTGTATTCCAGGAACTTGAGATTGAAATACTTCGAACTGAGGCGCAGTTAGTATCAGATAAATCACGGCGAATGGTCACTCAACAACAGATCGCAGAAATCGATCAAGAACTTCTGAGGCTCAATAATCTGGAAAAGGAATTTCGTGAATTACTGCGGACCGTCACGGCCAACGAAAGGAATTTTGAAGAGTATCTTGCGATGGTTGGCACGACACCGCTTGAGGACTATCGCATTCAAGTTGGCGATCTTCTTGATGTGAAGTTTTTCTTCAATCCAGACCTCAATCAAGAAGCTTCCGTGAGGCCGGACGGAAGAATATCTCTACAGTTGATTGGAGAGGTGATGGCATCAGGATTGACAGTGGAGGAGCTAACAAAGCGGCTTAAACGTCGGTACGATATAGAGCTGAAAAATCCTTCGATTACGGTGATCTTACGTTCGTTTAACCAGAAGATTGATGCGAGCAGTCGAACTGGATTACGGCCGAGTAGCTAG
- a CDS encoding polysaccharide biosynthesis/export family protein, with the protein MVALILFIALLSAACNPSVVVKDPTAVGAPGTTIGKVGPTLMQEYVIQPGDELDIKFFYNPDLNELVIVRPDGRISLQLVGETIAAGRTPRALTQLLTQEYDKELKKPVITVIVRSFGARVYVDGEVEKPGELELSGPLTVMQAIARAEGATEKAWQEAIVIRRIYGKQPLVIPVDIEAVLTGEDFTQDIGLVPFDIVYVPRSPIADVNLWVDQYVRRNIPIHFGLFFPLR; encoded by the coding sequence ATGGTCGCACTTATTTTATTCATTGCTCTCCTCTCCGCTGCTTGTAATCCGAGTGTTGTTGTTAAAGATCCGACTGCGGTAGGTGCTCCTGGAACCACGATTGGCAAAGTCGGGCCAACCCTCATGCAGGAGTACGTGATTCAGCCTGGCGATGAGTTGGATATTAAGTTTTTTTATAATCCGGACCTGAATGAGTTGGTCATCGTTCGTCCTGATGGACGGATTTCTCTCCAATTGGTCGGAGAAACGATCGCTGCTGGCCGCACTCCACGAGCATTAACGCAGCTCTTGACTCAAGAGTATGATAAGGAACTCAAAAAACCCGTTATTACGGTGATTGTACGTTCCTTCGGTGCCAGAGTGTATGTTGACGGTGAAGTCGAAAAACCCGGCGAGTTGGAACTGAGCGGTCCTCTAACCGTCATGCAAGCGATAGCACGGGCTGAAGGCGCGACCGAGAAAGCGTGGCAGGAGGCCATCGTGATTCGGCGGATTTATGGTAAACAGCCTCTTGTGATTCCAGTTGATATTGAGGCTGTCCTGACTGGTGAAGATTTTACCCAAGACATTGGTCTTGTGCCGTTTGATATCGTGTATGTCCCGCGATCACCAATCGCTGATGTTAATCTATGGGTCGATCAGTATGTCCGGAGGAATATTCCCATTCATTTCGGTTTATTTTTCCCATTGAGGTAA